The following proteins are encoded in a genomic region of Ovis canadensis isolate MfBH-ARS-UI-01 breed Bighorn chromosome 12, ARS-UI_OviCan_v2, whole genome shotgun sequence:
- the CPTP gene encoding ceramide-1-phosphate transfer protein isoform X2, with product MRRRRCCWNTTSLAGGGWSGARGASPATRPTCIPLAQCRFLNSLGTIFSFISKDVVTKLQIMDQLRSGPQQEHYSSLQAMVAYEVGNQLVDLERRSRHPDSGCRTVLRLHRALRWLQLFLEGVRTSPEDARTSVLCTDSYNASLAAYHPWIIRRAVTVAFCALPTRKVFLESMNVGSSKQAVEMLDEALPFIERVYNISQKLYAEHTLLDLP from the exons ATGAGAAGGAGGAGGTGCTGCTGGAATACTACCTCGCTGGCTGGAGGGGGCTGGTCAGGTGCGCGAGGGGCTTCCCCGGCCACACGTCCCACCTGTATCCCGTTGGCCCAGTGCAG GTTCCTGAATAGTCTGGGCACCATCTTCTCATTCATCTCCAAGGATGTGGTGACAAAGCTGCAGATCATGGACCAGCTGCGAAGTGGCCCCCAACAAGAGCACTACAGCAGCCTGCAGGCCATGGTTGCCTACGAAGTGGGCAACCAACTGGTGGACCTGGAACGGCGCTCACGCCACCCCGACTCAGGCTGCCGGACAGTGCTCCGGCTACACCGCGCACTGCGCTGGCTGCAGCTCTTCCTGGAGGGCGTCCGCACAAGCCCTGAGGACGCACGCACCTCCGTACTCTGCACTGACTCCTACAACGCCTCGCTGGCCGCCTACCACCCCTGGATCATCCGCCGGGCTGTCACTGTGGCCTTCTGTGCGCTGCCCACACGCAAGGTCTTCTTGGAGTCCATGAATGTTGGGTCTTCCAAACAGGCTGTGGAGATGCTAGACGAGGCCCTGCCCTTTATTGAGCGTGTCTACAACATCTCCCAGAAGCTCTATGCCGAGCACACCCTACTGGACCTGCCATAG
- the CPTP gene encoding ceramide-1-phosphate transfer protein isoform X1, with amino-acid sequence MDDLESEFNLKVVLVSFKQCLNEKEEVLLEYYLAGWRGLVRFLNSLGTIFSFISKDVVTKLQIMDQLRSGPQQEHYSSLQAMVAYEVGNQLVDLERRSRHPDSGCRTVLRLHRALRWLQLFLEGVRTSPEDARTSVLCTDSYNASLAAYHPWIIRRAVTVAFCALPTRKVFLESMNVGSSKQAVEMLDEALPFIERVYNISQKLYAEHTLLDLP; translated from the exons ATGGATGACTTGGAGTCAGAGTTCAATCTGAAAGTCGTCCTGGTCAGTTTCAAGCAGTGTCTCAATGAGAAGGAGGAGGTGCTGCTGGAATACTACCTCGCTGGCTGGAGGGGGCTGGTCAG GTTCCTGAATAGTCTGGGCACCATCTTCTCATTCATCTCCAAGGATGTGGTGACAAAGCTGCAGATCATGGACCAGCTGCGAAGTGGCCCCCAACAAGAGCACTACAGCAGCCTGCAGGCCATGGTTGCCTACGAAGTGGGCAACCAACTGGTGGACCTGGAACGGCGCTCACGCCACCCCGACTCAGGCTGCCGGACAGTGCTCCGGCTACACCGCGCACTGCGCTGGCTGCAGCTCTTCCTGGAGGGCGTCCGCACAAGCCCTGAGGACGCACGCACCTCCGTACTCTGCACTGACTCCTACAACGCCTCGCTGGCCGCCTACCACCCCTGGATCATCCGCCGGGCTGTCACTGTGGCCTTCTGTGCGCTGCCCACACGCAAGGTCTTCTTGGAGTCCATGAATGTTGGGTCTTCCAAACAGGCTGTGGAGATGCTAGACGAGGCCCTGCCCTTTATTGAGCGTGTCTACAACATCTCCCAGAAGCTCTATGCCGAGCACACCCTACTGGACCTGCCATAG
- the TAS1R3 gene encoding taste receptor type 1 member 3 yields the protein MLGLTFLGLVAALGIRPGAPLCLSQQLSLPGDYILGGLFPLGSADDTGLGDRTQPNATVCTRLSAPGLLWALAVMMAVEEINNASTLLPGLRLGYDLFDTCSEPVIAMKPSLVFMAKVGSRSIGAYCDYTQYQPRVLAVIGPYSSEVALVTGKFFSFFLMPQVRPLPTSHPPAHLRSPRVRSCLRLQVSYGATTDRLSNRETFPSFFRTVPSDRVQATAMVELLRGLRWNWVAAVGSDDEYGRQGLGLFSSLANAKGICIAYEGLMPLPRAGGLRLGSVQSLLHQVNHSSVQVVVVFSSAHAAYSLFSYSIHYRLLPKVWVASETWLTSSLVMTLPGMERVGTVLGFLHQGAEMPEFRSYVQTRLAQAAEPAYCASLEAGQLGLEEHVVGPRCPQCDRASPENVTDGLLYHQTFAAYAAVYSVAHALHKALLCNSSGCPAQEPLRPWQLLENMYNASFRAYNRTLQFDSSGNVDLAYDLKLWVWQDRMPMLRTVGSFNGSLELQFSNMIWHTPGNQEPVSQCSRQCREGQVRRVKGFHSCCYDCVDCKAGSYQRHPDDALCSKCDQDQWSPDGSTRCFPRTPRFLAWGEPAVLGLLLLLGIVLGLVLLALGLFTWHRDSPLVQATGGPRACFGLACLGLVCLSVLLFPGRPSTANCMGQQLLLHLPLTGCLSTLFLQAAEIFVASELPPSWTDWLHSRLRGPWAWLVVLLAMLAEAALCSWYLAVFPPVVMTNWHALPTEALVHCHVSSWIMFGVVHATNAMLAFLCFLGTFLVQSQPGRYNSARGLTFAMLAYFITWVSYIPLFANVHVVSHPPVQMGTILFCVLGILATFHLPKCYLLLWRPDLNTPEFFLGGGPSDARGQGSSGHEEETQGKNK from the exons ATGCTGGGCCTGACCTTCCTGGGTCTCGTGGCTGCACTGGGTATCAGGCCAGGGGCCCCACTGTGCCTGTCCCAGCagctcagcctgcctggggactATATTCTGGGTGGGCTTTTCCCCCTGGGCTCAGCCGATGATACCGGGCTAGGTGACAGGACGCAGCCCAATGCCACCGTCTGCACCAG GTTATCGGCCCCCGGCCTGCTCTGGGCACTAGCTGTGATGATGGCTGTGGAGGAGATCAACAACGCGTCCACCCTGCTCCCTGGGCTGCGTCTGGGCTATGACCTCTTTGACACATGCTCGGAACCCGTGATCGCCATGAAGCCCAGCCTGGTGTTCATGGCCAAGGTGGGCAGCCGCAGCATCGGTGCCTACTGTGACTACACGCAGTACCAACCCCGTGTGCTGGCCGTCATTGGGCCCTACTCGTCCGAGGTCGCCCTGGTCACTGGCaagttcttcagtttcttcctcaTGCCCCAGGTGCGCCCCCTCCCCACGTCCCATCCTCCCGCCCACCTCAGGAGCCCCCGTGTCAGGAGCTGCCTTCGCCTGCAGGTCAGCTACGGTGCCACCACCGACCGGCTGAGCAACCGCGAGACGTTCCCATCCTTTTTCCGCACGGTGCCTAGCGACCGTGTGCAGGCTACGGCCATGGTGGAGCTGCTGCGGGGGCTGCGCTGGAACTGGGTGGCCGCTGTGGGCAGTGATGACGAGTATGGCCGGCAGGGCCTGGGCCTCTTCTCCAGCCTGGCCAATGCCAAGGGCATTTGTATTGCTTACGAGGGCCTGATGCCGCTGCCCCGGGCTGGTGGCCTGCGGCTAGGCTCCGTGCAGAGCCTGCTGCACCAGGTAAACCACAGCAGCGTGCAGGTGGTGGTGGTCTTCTCCTCTGCCCACGCTGCCTACAGCCTGTTCAGCTACAGCATCCACTACAGGCTCTTGCCCAAGGTATGGGTGGCTAGCGAGACCTGGCTCACTTCAAGCCTGGTCATGACACTACCGGGCATGGAGCGGGTGGGCACGGTGCTTGGCTTCCTGCATCAGGGTGCCGAGATGCCCGAGTTCCGGTCCTATGTGCAGACCCGCCTGGCCCAGGCCGCAGAGCCTGCCTACTGCGCCTCGCTAGAGGCAGGGCAGCTGGGTCTGGAGGAGCATGTGGTGGGGCCACGCTGCCCCCAGTGTGACCGTGCCTCCCCGGAAAACGTGACCGATGGGCTGCTATACCACCAAACCTTTGCCGCCTACGCAGCTGTGTACAGCGTGGCCCACGCACTTCACAAAGCACTGCTCTGCAACTCCTCAGGCTGCCCTGCACAGGAGCCTCTGCGGCCCTGGCAG CTCCTGGAGAATATGTACAATGCGAGTTTCCGCGCATACAACCGGACCCTGCAGTTCGACTCCAGTGGAAATGTGGACCTGGCTTATGACCTGAAGCTGTGGGTCTGGCAGGACCGGATGCCCATGCTGCGCACTGTGGGCAGCTTCAACGGCAGCCTGGAGCTCCAGTTCTCCAACATGATCTGGCACACCCCAGGAAACCAA GAGCCTGTGTCCCAGTGCTCGCGGCAGTGCAGGGAGGGCCAGGTGCGCCGCGTGAAGGGCTTCCATTCCTGCTGCTACGACTGCGTGGACTGCAAAGCAGGCAGCTACCAGCGCCACCCAG ACGATGCTCTCTGCAGCAAGTGTGACCAGGACCAGTGGTCCCCAGATGGTAGTACCCGGTGCTTCCCCCGCACGCCCAGGTTCCTGGCATGGGGGGAGCCGGCCGTGCTtgggctgctcctgctgctgggcaTCGTTCTGGGTCTGGTGCTGCTGGCCCTGGGACTCTTCACCTGGCACCGGGACAGCCCACTAGTTCAGGCCACAGGGGGGCCCAGGGCCTGCTTCGGCCTGGCCTGCCTGGGCCTGGTCTGCCTCAGCGTCCTTCTATTCCCTGGCCGGCCCAGCACTGCCAACTGCATGGGCCAGCAGCTGCTGCTCCACCTCCCGCTTACTGGCTGCCTGAGCACACTATTCCTGCAGGCAGCTGAGATCTTTGTGGCCTCAGAACTGCCACCCAGCTGGACAGACTGGCTCCATAGCCGCCTGCGggggccctgggcctggctggTAGTGCTGCTTGCCATGCTGGCAGAGGCGGCACTCTGCTCCTGGTACCTGGCGGTCTTCCCACCAGTGGTGATGACAAATTGGCACGCGCTGCCCACGGAGGCACTGGTGCACTGCCATGTGAGCTCCTGGATCATGTTTGGAGTGGTGCATGCCACGAACGCCATGCTGGCCTTCCTCTGCTTCCTGGGCACCTTCCTGGTACAGAGCCAGCCTGGCCGCTACAACAGTGCCCGCGGCCTGACCTTCGCCATGCTGGCCTACTTCAtcacctgggtctcctacatccCCCTCTTTGCCAATGTACATGTGGTCTCCCACCCGCCTGTGCAGATGGGCACCATTCTCTTCTGTGTGCTGGGCATCCTGGCCACCTTCCACCTGCCTAAGTGCTACCTGCTGCTGTGGCGGCCTGACCTCAATACCCCCGAGTTCTTCTTGGGAGGGGGTCCCAGCGATGCCAGAGGGCAAGGCAGCAGTGGGCACGAGGAGGAGACTCAGGGGAAAAACAAGTGA